A single Marinobacter sp. es.042 DNA region contains:
- a CDS encoding DUF2126 domain-containing protein has translation MSIHVALSHTTHYCYERPITLGPQIVRLRPCPHARTRILSYSLKVEPDGYFLNWQQDPQANYLARLVFPEKTGELKITVDLVAEMAVINPFDFFLEPRAETIPFDYEDWQTAELAPYLQKLPETPEFRKWMATIDRKETPSVDFLVGVNQSLADRVDYLIRMEPGVQTPEETLKKGSGSCRDSTWLLVQTLRHLGLAARFVSGYLIQLKADQKALDGPSGAEEDFTDLHAWCEVFLPGAGWVGLDPTSGLFAGEGHIPLACSPDPSSAAPITGMVEECGVEFEHQMSVQRIWEAPRVTKPYTEAQWQRIVGLGHDVDQRLTELDVRLTQGGEPTFVANHDRDEPEWNTEAMGPTKRKKAIELYHRMRDRYGAGGLVHFGQGKWYPGEPLPRWSLNCYWRKDGEPIWRDERWLADERIEGNASPEDAHRFLSALAKKLGVDEKQLFPGFEDAFYYLWRERRLPVNVDPFDAKLENALERKQLQQIFSRGLDEPVGYVLPLRVSEKGHEWETGPWFLRSQRCYLIPGGSPMGHRLPLDSQPWVEEADYPWIHEQDPFAPRGPLPGSEEIRQWNSGQAGQSSPEREPPAKGKSAPEIVRTALCVEPREGILRIFMPPLEELEPYLALVSAIEKTAAELQQPVLLEGYEPPSDPRLSHFRITPDPGVIEVNVQPVRTWDELVEQTETLYADAYECRLTSEKFMMDGRHTGTGGGNHFVLGSAKAEDSPFLRRPDLLRSLISYWHNHPSLSYLFSGLFIGPSSQAPRIDEARNDHVFEMELAFREMERLCPVGKKVAPWVVDRLLRDLLTDVTGNTHRAEFCIDKLYSPDGPGGRHGLLELRAFEMPPHARMSLTQQLLLRALVARFWEQPYKPSGLVRWGTELHDRFLLPHYVWQDFEDVIDDMKAQGYPLESEWFAPHFEFRFPRIGDYKVKGITLELRSALEPWHVTGEHGAIGGTARYVDSSLERLQVKVRGAAPDRYQITCNQVPLPLQPTGMVGESVAGVRYRAWQPSQCMHPTIGVDGPLVFDIVDTWNERSLGGCEYHVTHPGGRNFETLPVNSFEAEGRRMARFFRMGHSSGQQPLRPVPEHREFPFTLDLRYHK, from the coding sequence ATGTCGATTCATGTTGCCCTGAGCCATACCACCCACTATTGCTATGAGCGCCCGATCACCCTTGGGCCCCAGATAGTTCGTTTGCGTCCCTGTCCGCATGCGAGAACCCGCATCCTCAGCTACTCGCTGAAGGTCGAACCCGACGGTTATTTTCTTAACTGGCAACAGGACCCGCAGGCCAATTACCTGGCCCGCCTGGTGTTCCCCGAAAAAACGGGCGAGCTGAAGATCACGGTGGACCTGGTTGCCGAGATGGCCGTGATCAACCCGTTCGATTTCTTTCTGGAACCCAGAGCGGAGACCATTCCTTTCGACTACGAGGACTGGCAGACGGCAGAGCTGGCGCCTTATTTACAGAAACTGCCGGAAACACCGGAATTCCGTAAGTGGATGGCCACCATAGACCGCAAGGAAACCCCCAGCGTGGATTTCCTGGTGGGTGTGAACCAGAGTCTTGCTGATCGCGTTGATTACCTGATCCGGATGGAGCCAGGTGTACAGACCCCGGAAGAAACCCTGAAAAAGGGCTCCGGCTCCTGTCGGGATTCGACCTGGTTGCTGGTGCAGACGCTTCGGCATCTGGGGCTGGCGGCGCGCTTTGTGTCCGGCTATCTGATTCAGCTCAAGGCAGACCAGAAAGCACTGGATGGTCCCTCGGGCGCTGAGGAAGACTTCACCGATCTGCACGCCTGGTGCGAGGTCTTTCTGCCCGGCGCGGGTTGGGTGGGGCTGGACCCTACCTCCGGCTTGTTTGCCGGAGAAGGGCATATCCCACTGGCCTGCAGCCCGGATCCGTCCTCGGCGGCGCCGATTACCGGCATGGTTGAGGAGTGCGGGGTCGAGTTCGAGCACCAGATGAGCGTCCAGCGCATCTGGGAAGCACCTAGGGTGACCAAACCCTATACCGAGGCCCAGTGGCAGCGCATCGTTGGGCTGGGCCATGACGTGGACCAGCGTCTGACAGAACTGGATGTACGTCTGACCCAGGGCGGTGAGCCTACCTTCGTGGCGAATCACGACCGGGACGAGCCGGAGTGGAACACCGAGGCCATGGGCCCCACCAAGCGCAAGAAGGCCATCGAGCTCTATCACCGGATGCGGGACCGCTACGGCGCTGGCGGGCTGGTTCATTTCGGGCAGGGAAAGTGGTATCCGGGTGAGCCGCTGCCCCGGTGGTCCCTGAACTGTTACTGGCGCAAGGACGGCGAGCCAATCTGGCGGGACGAGCGCTGGCTGGCGGATGAGCGCATCGAAGGCAACGCAAGCCCGGAAGATGCTCACAGGTTTTTGTCGGCCCTGGCGAAAAAGCTTGGTGTTGATGAAAAACAGCTGTTCCCGGGGTTCGAGGATGCCTTTTATTACTTGTGGCGGGAACGACGTCTGCCGGTCAACGTCGATCCTTTCGATGCGAAACTCGAGAATGCCCTGGAGCGCAAGCAGCTGCAGCAGATTTTCAGCCGGGGTCTGGATGAGCCTGTGGGCTACGTGCTCCCCCTGCGTGTCTCCGAAAAGGGACACGAATGGGAAACCGGCCCCTGGTTCCTGCGCAGCCAGCGCTGTTATCTGATTCCGGGCGGCTCACCCATGGGCCACCGGCTGCCCCTGGACAGCCAGCCCTGGGTGGAAGAAGCGGATTACCCCTGGATACACGAGCAGGATCCCTTTGCGCCCCGCGGCCCTTTGCCCGGCAGCGAAGAGATCCGGCAATGGAACAGTGGCCAGGCCGGCCAGTCGTCTCCGGAGCGGGAGCCTCCCGCAAAAGGAAAGTCAGCACCCGAGATTGTCCGAACGGCCCTGTGTGTGGAGCCCCGGGAAGGCATTCTTCGCATCTTCATGCCGCCGTTGGAGGAGCTGGAGCCCTACCTTGCCCTGGTGTCAGCGATCGAGAAAACGGCCGCGGAGCTACAGCAGCCGGTCCTGTTGGAGGGGTACGAGCCGCCTTCGGACCCGCGGTTGAGTCATTTCCGGATCACGCCGGACCCCGGGGTGATCGAAGTGAATGTGCAGCCGGTTCGAACCTGGGATGAGCTGGTTGAACAGACAGAGACTCTCTACGCGGACGCGTATGAGTGTCGGCTGACCTCCGAGAAGTTCATGATGGACGGTCGCCATACCGGCACCGGTGGTGGCAACCACTTTGTTCTCGGTTCCGCGAAAGCGGAAGATTCTCCGTTTCTGCGCCGCCCGGATCTTTTGCGGAGCCTGATCAGCTACTGGCATAACCATCCCAGCCTGTCTTACCTGTTCTCCGGCCTATTCATCGGCCCCAGCTCCCAGGCGCCACGGATTGATGAGGCGCGCAACGACCATGTGTTCGAGATGGAGCTGGCGTTCAGGGAGATGGAGCGGTTATGCCCTGTGGGCAAAAAAGTCGCACCCTGGGTGGTGGACCGTTTGCTTCGGGACCTGCTTACGGACGTCACCGGCAATACCCACAGGGCCGAGTTCTGTATCGACAAGCTCTATTCCCCGGACGGCCCGGGTGGGCGTCACGGTCTGCTCGAGTTGCGGGCCTTCGAGATGCCACCCCATGCCCGCATGAGCCTGACCCAGCAATTGCTGCTGCGGGCGCTGGTGGCCCGATTCTGGGAGCAGCCCTACAAACCCAGCGGGCTGGTGCGCTGGGGAACCGAGCTGCACGACCGGTTCCTGCTGCCTCACTATGTCTGGCAGGACTTCGAGGACGTCATCGACGATATGAAGGCCCAGGGTTACCCGCTCGAGAGCGAGTGGTTCGCGCCCCATTTCGAGTTCCGGTTCCCCCGAATCGGCGATTACAAGGTCAAGGGCATAACCCTTGAGCTGCGCTCGGCTCTGGAGCCTTGGCATGTGACCGGGGAACACGGCGCGATCGGCGGCACCGCCCGCTACGTGGATTCTTCCCTCGAGCGTTTGCAGGTGAAGGTACGCGGCGCTGCCCCGGATCGTTACCAGATTACCTGCAATCAGGTGCCTCTGCCGCTTCAGCCAACAGGGATGGTGGGTGAATCGGTCGCCGGCGTCCGGTACCGGGCCTGGCAGCCATCCCAGTGCATGCACCCGACCATTGGCGTGGATGGGCCTTTGGTGTTTGATATCGTGGACACCTGGAACGAACGCAGCCTGGGCGGCTGTGAATATCACGTGACCCACCCCGGTGGCCGGAATTTCGAAACTTTGCCGGTGAACTCGTTCGAAGCGGAAGGCCGCCGCATGGCGCGCTTCTTCCGGATGGGACACAGCTCGGGGCAACAACCCCTGCGGCCGGTTCCGGAGCACCGGGAGTTCCCGTTCACCCTGGATCTGCGATATCACAAATAA
- a CDS encoding circularly permuted type 2 ATP-grasp protein — translation MAKQQAVTDILRQYHPVPDRFDELGTEGSGPKSHWRPLLQQLNLESVAGLNLRAQAVSNAIAEDGVTYNVYEDPRGDTRPWEVDLLPLVLGADEWQWLSKAVAQRAELLDSVLADLYGEQSLLKEGLMPPALVYGQAGFQWPCQGIQPAGGRFLHLYAVDLARAPDGGWWVMADRTQAPSGAGYALQNRLVISRAFPAPFHNLPVTNLSEFFQGFQNSLAGMSPAGTESPLCVLLTPGRFNETYFEHVFLARYLGLPLVEGQDLTVRDDTVYLKTLQGLRRVHAIYRRLDDGFCDPLELRADSVLGIPGLLGAVRAGKVLMANALGSGVLESAALFGFLPEISKKLLGSPLIMPSVASWWCGEKPALEYVIEHLDELVIKPAFASMRMEPVFGYQVKGAERDALIKKMHAHPHAFVGQELVHLSQAPVWKGDPEQPLATRSIGLRLFAAATPSGWRVMPGGLTRVAMDAGVEVISMQRGGLSKDTWVQARYTAPSKSLIKKRLQVSDLLDGERDTPSRVGENLFWMGRHSERAEGTARLLRAAFNRLSGHDQASEEALLGLQQAAEQFGTLPEPEEDAVPEPLPEALLRAVSDLQFPGSIASILQALLFNASQVRDRLSSDNWHTLNRVGKPLSPAPTTPDRSIRALNLVLLDCISLAGFAMDDITRDASWVFLVIGRRLERLANLCTLICVPLFSDRFSRHAMLEWLLEVANSEVTYRTRYRRTPELLGVLHTLVIDASNPHSVMFQLRQLQKDLPEMGRKTGQLFPPDLNESLQRLRALDLHPFERKRPDKACEALAELLCDIRSEAYRVSDEIQRQCFIHTRYSDRSVNPD, via the coding sequence GTGGCGAAGCAGCAAGCAGTTACTGACATCCTCCGCCAGTACCATCCGGTGCCGGACCGGTTTGATGAGCTTGGCACCGAGGGTTCCGGGCCCAAGTCGCACTGGCGGCCGTTGTTGCAGCAGCTGAACCTTGAGTCTGTCGCCGGTCTCAACCTCAGGGCTCAGGCGGTTTCCAATGCCATCGCCGAAGATGGCGTAACCTACAACGTCTATGAAGATCCCCGCGGCGATACCCGACCCTGGGAGGTGGATCTGCTGCCGCTGGTGTTGGGCGCCGATGAGTGGCAATGGCTCTCGAAAGCCGTCGCCCAGCGTGCAGAGCTCCTGGACAGCGTTCTGGCCGATCTTTACGGCGAGCAGTCGCTGTTAAAAGAAGGTCTGATGCCTCCGGCCCTGGTCTATGGGCAGGCGGGTTTCCAGTGGCCCTGCCAGGGGATTCAGCCTGCCGGGGGCCGGTTCCTGCATCTGTATGCCGTGGATCTGGCGCGCGCACCAGACGGCGGTTGGTGGGTGATGGCCGACCGTACCCAGGCGCCCTCCGGCGCCGGTTACGCCCTTCAGAACCGGCTGGTGATTTCCCGGGCGTTCCCGGCGCCATTCCACAACCTGCCGGTAACCAACCTTTCTGAATTCTTCCAGGGTTTCCAGAACAGTCTGGCGGGCATGTCGCCAGCCGGAACCGAGTCACCGCTTTGCGTTCTGCTGACTCCGGGCCGTTTCAACGAAACCTATTTCGAACATGTGTTCCTGGCCCGTTACCTGGGTTTGCCGCTGGTCGAGGGCCAGGATCTGACCGTGCGTGATGACACCGTCTACCTGAAAACCCTCCAGGGTCTTCGGCGGGTGCACGCGATCTATCGCCGGCTGGACGATGGCTTCTGTGATCCGCTGGAGCTCCGCGCCGATTCCGTGCTGGGGATTCCCGGGCTTCTGGGAGCGGTGCGGGCAGGCAAGGTTCTGATGGCAAATGCCCTCGGATCAGGCGTTCTCGAGAGTGCCGCGTTGTTCGGCTTCCTGCCGGAGATTTCGAAAAAGCTGCTGGGGTCGCCGTTGATCATGCCGTCAGTGGCGTCCTGGTGGTGTGGTGAGAAACCGGCTCTGGAATATGTCATCGAGCACCTGGATGAGCTGGTCATTAAACCGGCCTTCGCGAGCATGCGAATGGAGCCGGTGTTCGGTTACCAGGTGAAAGGTGCAGAGCGGGACGCCCTGATCAAGAAGATGCATGCCCATCCCCATGCCTTTGTCGGCCAGGAACTCGTCCATCTTTCCCAGGCGCCGGTCTGGAAGGGGGATCCGGAGCAGCCGCTGGCCACCCGTTCCATCGGCCTGCGGCTGTTTGCGGCGGCCACGCCTTCCGGCTGGCGGGTCATGCCCGGCGGGCTGACCCGGGTCGCCATGGATGCGGGTGTGGAAGTCATCTCCATGCAACGGGGCGGGCTGTCGAAGGACACCTGGGTACAGGCTCGCTACACGGCCCCCTCCAAGTCACTGATCAAGAAACGGCTGCAGGTGTCTGACCTGCTCGACGGCGAGCGGGACACGCCCTCAAGGGTGGGAGAAAACCTGTTCTGGATGGGCCGGCATTCGGAGCGGGCGGAGGGAACTGCCCGTTTATTGCGGGCGGCGTTCAACCGCCTGTCGGGCCATGATCAGGCCAGTGAAGAAGCCTTGCTCGGGCTGCAACAGGCAGCCGAGCAATTCGGGACCCTTCCGGAGCCCGAAGAAGATGCGGTCCCCGAGCCGCTTCCCGAGGCGTTGTTGAGAGCGGTGAGTGACCTGCAATTTCCGGGTTCGATCGCGTCGATTCTCCAGGCCCTGTTGTTCAATGCCAGCCAGGTCCGGGACCGTCTGTCTTCCGACAACTGGCACACGCTCAATCGGGTGGGCAAGCCCCTGAGCCCGGCGCCAACCACGCCGGACCGGTCGATTCGGGCACTGAACCTGGTGTTGCTGGACTGCATCTCCCTGGCGGGCTTTGCGATGGATGACATTACGCGGGATGCCAGCTGGGTTTTCCTCGTGATCGGCCGGCGCCTGGAGCGACTGGCCAATCTCTGTACGCTGATTTGCGTGCCCCTGTTCAGCGACCGGTTCAGCCGCCATGCCATGCTAGAATGGTTGCTGGAAGTGGCCAACTCGGAAGTCACCTACCGCACCCGGTACCGTCGGACACCAGAGCTTCTGGGGGTACTCCATACCCTGGTGATAGACGCAAGCAATCCTCATTCGGTGATGTTCCAGCTGCGCCAGCTGCAGAAGGACCTGCCGGAGATGGGGCGTAAAACCGGCCAGCTGTTTCCGCCGGATCTGAACGAATCGCTGCAGCGGCTGCGAGCGCTTGATTTGCATCCGTTTGAGCGTAAGCGCCCGGATAAAGCCTGTGAAGCCCTGGCGGAGCTATTGTGTGACATCCGGTCGGAGGCCTATCGTGTCTCTGATGAAATCCAGCGGCAGTGTTTTATTCACACCCGGTATTCCGACCGGTCTGTGAACCCGGATTGA
- a CDS encoding transglutaminase family protein, producing the protein MTFVRYHVRHDTLYQYDQVVGESHHLLRLTPRALPWQRNLEHHLAISPEPSARRSFLDCFGNRITKIHFTADHEYLEIISEFWVELRERPKPSAAAAKVPWETVRDSLRYRADRKFPPDHLQATAFRFVSTNVPIDSQYAAYAREAFLPGRPLVEAADALMRMIHRDFSFDATATETFTPVEQAFKARRGVCQDFSHIMIACLRSVGLAARYMSGYILTHPPEGKERLVGADATHAWVAVFVPDFGWLELDPTNALRPDLEHITLGWGRDFSDITPMRGVLLGGGGHEPEIAVTVVPEEEFASLYGDGETYLEELST; encoded by the coding sequence ATGACATTTGTCCGTTACCATGTGCGTCATGATACCCTCTACCAGTATGATCAGGTGGTGGGGGAGTCCCACCATTTGTTGAGGCTCACGCCGCGGGCGTTGCCCTGGCAGCGGAATCTTGAGCATCACCTGGCGATCTCACCGGAACCCTCTGCAAGGCGTTCCTTCCTGGACTGCTTTGGCAACCGGATTACCAAGATTCATTTCACCGCCGACCACGAGTACCTGGAGATCATCAGCGAATTCTGGGTGGAGCTTCGTGAACGTCCGAAGCCCTCGGCAGCCGCTGCAAAAGTACCCTGGGAAACCGTGCGTGACAGCCTGCGGTACCGCGCCGACAGGAAGTTCCCGCCGGACCATCTTCAGGCCACGGCGTTCCGGTTTGTCTCCACCAATGTGCCCATTGATTCCCAGTACGCCGCCTATGCCCGGGAGGCGTTCCTTCCGGGGCGGCCGCTGGTGGAGGCGGCCGATGCCCTGATGCGGATGATTCATCGCGATTTCAGCTTCGATGCAACGGCGACGGAAACCTTCACCCCGGTCGAGCAGGCGTTCAAGGCCCGTCGCGGGGTCTGCCAGGATTTCTCCCATATCATGATTGCCTGCCTGCGCTCGGTGGGCCTGGCCGCGCGTTACATGAGCGGGTATATCCTGACCCATCCGCCCGAGGGCAAGGAGCGACTCGTCGGTGCAGATGCCACCCATGCGTGGGTGGCCGTCTTTGTGCCGGATTTTGGTTGGCTGGAACTGGATCCTACGAATGCCCTGAGGCCGGATCTGGAACACATTACCCTCGGCTGGGGCAGGGACTTTTCCGATATCACACCGATGCGGGGTGTCCTGCTGGGCGGTGGTGGACATGAACCGGAGATTGCCGTGACCGTGGTGCCCGAGGAGGAGTTCGCCTCCCTGTACGGCGACGGCGAAACCTATCTGGAAGAACTGTCGACTTAA
- a CDS encoding MarC family protein: MIETFFSTYISSTIRFLFLLAPFFVVTMFLALTRGLPATEKTSIIRRACVSAFMMGVILFFAGPLLFSAIGITLNSFRIGAGSLLFLTAISLVTSGTRNHATGLPDEDRDDIAVVPLAIPVMIGPATIGAIMVYGAELNRVSEVAGGLLGLVSSLLILAVLLHLSGYLEKVLGKTGLNIMSKISGLILSAMAAEIVLTGIAGFIAST, from the coding sequence ATGATTGAAACGTTTTTCTCGACTTACATCAGCAGCACCATTCGCTTCCTGTTCCTGCTGGCACCGTTTTTCGTGGTGACCATGTTCCTGGCGTTGACCCGGGGCCTGCCGGCAACCGAGAAGACGTCGATTATCCGCCGAGCCTGCGTTTCGGCCTTTATGATGGGCGTGATTCTGTTCTTTGCCGGCCCGCTGCTGTTCAGCGCAATTGGCATTACCCTCAATTCGTTCCGGATCGGTGCCGGTAGCCTGCTGTTCCTGACCGCCATCAGCCTTGTGACCAGTGGTACCCGAAATCACGCCACCGGATTGCCCGATGAGGATCGCGATGACATTGCCGTTGTGCCGTTGGCCATTCCGGTGATGATTGGGCCGGCCACGATTGGTGCGATCATGGTGTATGGCGCCGAGCTTAACCGGGTATCCGAAGTGGCAGGCGGGCTTCTCGGGCTGGTATCGAGCCTGTTGATCCTCGCGGTGCTGCTGCACCTGTCGGGCTACCTGGAGAAGGTGCTGGGCAAGACCGGCCTGAACATCATGTCCAAGATCAGTGGTCTGATCCTCTCGGCCATGGCGGCTGAAATCGTGCTTACAGGTATTGCGGGGTTTATTGCTTCTACCTAG
- a CDS encoding substrate-binding periplasmic protein translates to MKTRKFITVIGAVGMFWACCAQADPGKHLDISVGDWPPFFIEEEAGQGSVARLVRDIFAEEGYTVTFHFRPWQRAYREAALGNHHATAIWMYAPEREQDFTYSDPVMKERFVLFYLEDEPLEWKNLSDLSDLRIGTSIGYSYGPDFDTAVDNKLLSVDQAASTVLNFRKLLFGRIDVFPEEINVGYYILNREIGPTEAQKVTHHPKPILENESFLLFPKNEPATQRLVEAFNRQLAKFRSNGRYDDYFDIRPKASLNFQEEVPTPESTR, encoded by the coding sequence ATGAAGACTCGAAAGTTTATCACGGTGATTGGGGCTGTCGGGATGTTCTGGGCGTGTTGCGCTCAAGCTGATCCCGGAAAGCACCTCGATATCAGTGTCGGCGACTGGCCACCATTCTTTATTGAAGAGGAAGCGGGCCAAGGATCCGTCGCCCGCCTGGTCAGAGACATATTTGCCGAAGAGGGCTATACGGTAACCTTCCATTTCCGGCCGTGGCAACGCGCTTATCGCGAAGCAGCCTTAGGTAATCATCACGCCACCGCTATCTGGATGTATGCTCCGGAAAGAGAGCAGGATTTCACCTACAGCGACCCGGTGATGAAGGAGCGATTTGTGCTGTTTTATTTGGAGGATGAACCACTTGAGTGGAAAAACCTTTCTGACTTATCGGACCTGAGGATTGGCACAAGTATCGGTTACAGCTATGGGCCTGACTTCGATACCGCCGTGGACAACAAGCTGCTCTCCGTCGATCAGGCGGCTTCAACTGTTCTGAATTTTAGAAAGCTGTTATTTGGTCGTATCGATGTTTTTCCGGAAGAGATCAACGTGGGATATTACATCCTGAACCGGGAAATCGGCCCAACGGAAGCTCAGAAGGTAACCCACCACCCGAAGCCTATTCTCGAGAACGAAAGTTTCCTGTTATTCCCTAAAAATGAGCCTGCAACGCAACGCCTGGTCGAAGCTTTTAATCGGCAACTTGCCAAATTCAGAAGCAACGGGCGGTACGACGACTACTTTGATATCCGCCCAAAAGCCTCGCTGAATTTTCAAGAAGAAGTTCCGACCCCCGAATCCACCCGGTGA
- a CDS encoding gamma-glutamylcyclotransferase, which produces MSANTIEHNRKKHDFSGVESVWLFGYGSLIYKVDFPFLEQRPASIRGWERRFWQGSHDHRGTPEAPGRVVTLVEKPNAVCKGMAFRVSPKVFEHLDVREKNGYLRLSITLSFDDGSHAEGLVYIATEDNEAFLGHAPDADIARQIASASGPSGPNADYLLRLAESLRAMGADCPHTFAIESHLRDELS; this is translated from the coding sequence ATGTCTGCAAATACCATTGAGCACAATCGCAAAAAGCACGATTTCTCGGGCGTGGAGTCGGTCTGGCTGTTTGGTTACGGCTCTTTGATTTACAAGGTCGACTTCCCCTTTCTTGAGCAACGCCCTGCCTCGATTCGAGGGTGGGAGCGTCGGTTCTGGCAGGGTTCCCACGATCATCGGGGCACACCGGAGGCCCCCGGCCGCGTGGTTACCCTGGTAGAAAAGCCGAATGCTGTCTGCAAGGGCATGGCCTTTCGGGTATCGCCCAAGGTGTTCGAGCACCTGGATGTCCGTGAAAAGAACGGCTATCTGCGCCTGAGCATCACGCTCAGTTTCGATGATGGCAGCCATGCCGAGGGCCTGGTTTACATTGCCACCGAAGACAACGAAGCCTTCCTGGGCCACGCGCCGGATGCAGATATTGCCCGCCAGATTGCTTCTGCCTCAGGCCCCAGTGGCCCGAATGCCGATTATCTCTTGCGCCTTGCAGAGTCCCTGAGGGCAATGGGTGCCGATTGCCCGCACACCTTTGCCATCGAATCCCACCTGCGTGATGAGTTGAGCTAA
- a CDS encoding phosphoethanolamine transferase, whose product MGLSSKPTLHAQPFVHSGTGRFQWPAIKPHWLVLISALALTALYNVPFYTAIDRYVGFDQPMLMFKLAFLLLLVNHLLISLFSARFILKPVLVFLFLSAALSGYFMNAYGVLIDKHMLQNVFETDVQEARGLLSLGLLVHMALFFVIPVVLLFLARVSWPAGLKRITHWLAPIIVDIALILVLALTSYQEMASTFRNHRDIKDLVVPVNSVAALASLGSKVAAAQFPQEYQQVGLDATVSLPVSDRSRPNLVVFVLGETARADHFGLNGYQRDTTPELSKLARQSGGTLVNFPRVSSCGTATALSVPCMFSWLGRSDYDEAVAKNSDNFLDVMTRAGIVSTWLDNNSGCKGMCDRIPTVRPEDTDLCQGEYCDDLVLLKGAHQQLDAADNHDHFMVLHQLGSHGPEYYKRSKPDQKKFLPECQSNELQSCDQQAIINAYDDSILVTDRLLGETVRMLKSMQADYNTALVYVSDHGESLGEGGIYLHGIPYMLAPEAQTHVPMVVWLSDGFRMDNRIDAECVNRIASQPLSHDNLFSSMLGLMNVKTGAIKPSLNIFEDCRTT is encoded by the coding sequence ATGGGCTTGTCCTCAAAACCCACTCTTCACGCGCAGCCGTTTGTGCATAGCGGAACCGGTCGGTTTCAATGGCCTGCAATCAAACCGCATTGGCTGGTGTTGATCAGCGCCCTTGCCCTGACCGCTCTGTATAACGTTCCTTTCTACACCGCCATTGATCGATACGTCGGCTTTGATCAGCCGATGCTGATGTTCAAACTCGCGTTTTTGCTGCTGCTGGTCAACCATCTCCTGATCAGCCTGTTTTCGGCACGATTTATCCTGAAGCCGGTACTGGTGTTTCTGTTTTTGAGTGCAGCGCTCAGTGGGTATTTCATGAACGCGTATGGCGTGCTGATCGACAAGCACATGCTGCAGAACGTGTTCGAAACCGATGTGCAGGAGGCTCGCGGCCTGCTGAGCCTCGGACTGCTTGTGCACATGGCGCTCTTTTTTGTGATTCCGGTTGTGCTGCTCTTTCTGGCACGCGTGAGCTGGCCTGCGGGCCTGAAAAGGATCACCCATTGGCTGGCCCCGATCATTGTTGATATCGCTCTGATTCTGGTACTGGCGTTGACCAGCTATCAGGAGATGGCTTCAACGTTCCGTAATCACCGCGACATCAAGGATCTTGTGGTGCCGGTGAACAGTGTTGCTGCCCTGGCATCGCTGGGTAGCAAGGTGGCTGCGGCGCAGTTTCCCCAGGAATACCAGCAGGTGGGGCTGGATGCGACGGTTTCTCTCCCGGTTTCCGATCGCAGCAGACCCAATCTGGTGGTTTTCGTTCTTGGTGAAACTGCGCGCGCAGACCATTTTGGTCTGAATGGCTATCAGCGCGATACCACCCCGGAGCTCAGTAAACTGGCCCGGCAATCGGGCGGAACACTGGTCAATTTTCCCCGGGTATCCTCCTGCGGGACCGCAACGGCCTTGTCGGTGCCCTGTATGTTCTCGTGGCTGGGCAGATCGGATTACGATGAAGCCGTGGCCAAGAACAGTGATAACTTCCTGGATGTCATGACCCGCGCCGGCATTGTCAGTACCTGGCTGGATAATAACTCTGGCTGCAAGGGCATGTGTGACCGGATTCCGACCGTTCGTCCGGAGGATACCGACCTCTGCCAGGGCGAGTACTGTGATGATCTGGTACTGCTGAAGGGTGCCCATCAGCAGCTCGATGCCGCAGACAACCATGACCATTTCATGGTGCTGCATCAGCTTGGCAGTCACGGTCCCGAGTACTACAAGCGCAGCAAACCGGACCAGAAAAAGTTCCTGCCCGAGTGTCAGAGCAATGAACTGCAGAGCTGTGACCAGCAGGCCATCATCAACGCCTACGATGACAGTATTCTGGTAACCGATCGCTTGCTTGGGGAAACCGTGCGCATGCTGAAATCCATGCAGGCGGATTACAACACGGCCCTCGTGTATGTCTCTGACCATGGCGAGTCACTGGGCGAGGGTGGCATCTACCTGCACGGTATTCCCTACATGCTGGCGCCGGAGGCCCAGACCCATGTGCCCATGGTTGTGTGGTTGTCAGACGGTTTCCGGATGGATAACCGGATTGATGCCGAGTGCGTCAACCGGATCGCATCGCAACCGTTGAGCCACGACAACCTGTTCTCCTCCATGCTGGGACTGATGAATGTGAAGACCGGGGCGATCAAGCCATCGCTCAATATTTTCGAGGACTGCAGAACCACCTGA